In one window of Fictibacillus phosphorivorans DNA:
- a CDS encoding NUDIX hydrolase: MAMKWEGASCICVNEGRLLMVLQGTAAEEKKWSIPSGGREGNESLEECGIREVWEETGYTVKVIKKLHIKEGITQNIHFKVHYYLTKLISGSSVIQDPDGLIHDIRWVSLKELGTLTLSFPEDRELLQSYLL; this comes from the coding sequence ATGGCGATGAAGTGGGAAGGTGCTAGTTGTATTTGTGTGAACGAGGGAAGGCTATTGATGGTTTTACAAGGAACAGCCGCTGAGGAGAAGAAGTGGAGTATTCCTTCTGGAGGAAGAGAAGGAAACGAGAGTCTTGAGGAATGTGGCATTCGAGAAGTATGGGAAGAAACGGGCTATACCGTAAAAGTTATTAAAAAACTACATATTAAAGAAGGAATTACACAGAACATACATTTTAAGGTTCACTATTATCTCACGAAATTAATAAGTGGTTCTTCTGTCATTCAAGATCCGGATGGTTTAATTCACGACATAAGGTGGGTATCCTTGAAAGAGTTAGGGACGCTAACATTATCCTTTCCAGAAGATCGAGAGCTTTTACAAAGCTATTTATTATAA
- a CDS encoding GNAT family N-acetyltransferase, which translates to MKPIFAEKEDLNRLLKWCSDAPEYQKKLSSYLEDRDDTTVVVVEEENVIVAVALLKVQETEKKGYIWMYAKNKDIQNHPEIMQFSLRWLRKQGAKEYTVI; encoded by the coding sequence GTGAAACCGATATTCGCTGAAAAAGAAGATCTGAACCGTTTGTTGAAATGGTGTAGTGACGCTCCAGAATATCAGAAGAAACTCTCTTCATATCTAGAAGATCGCGATGATACAACCGTTGTAGTTGTAGAAGAAGAAAACGTAATTGTGGCAGTCGCCTTATTAAAGGTACAGGAAACAGAAAAGAAGGGGTACATTTGGATGTACGCCAAGAATAAAGATATTCAGAATCACCCAGAGATCATGCAATTTTCATTAAGATGGTTAAGAAAACAAGGTGCAAAAGAATATACCGTTATTTAA